The Cucumis melo cultivar AY chromosome 5, USDA_Cmelo_AY_1.0, whole genome shotgun sequence genome has a segment encoding these proteins:
- the LOC103496923 gene encoding putative phospholipid-transporting ATPase 9 — translation MRTGNQKRKLRLSKIYSFACGRTSLKDEDHSQIGAPGFSRVVFCNDPNCLESEMRNYVDNSIRSTKYTPINFLPKSLFEQFRRVANFYFLVAGILAFTPLAPFTAVSAIIPLIAVITATMIKEGIEDWRRQSQDIEVNNRKVKVHQGNGVFDFTEWKTLRVGDIVKVEKDQYFPADLLLISSCYEDGICYVETMNLDGETNLKVKQALDATAFANEDSNFRDFKATIKCEDPNANLYTFVGSMDFEEQQYPLSPQNLLLRDSKLRNTEYIYGVVVFTGQDSKVIQNSTDPPSKRSKVEKKMDKIIYLLFGILFILAFVGSIVFGVVTKDDLKNGRSKRWYLNPEHSTIFFDPENAPAAAIFHFLTALMLYNYFIPISLYVSIEIVKVLQSIFINQDIHMYYEESDKPAHARTSNLNEELGQVDTILSDKTGTLTCNSMEFIKCSVAGTAYGSGITETERAMEARNGMPMLNGNGNGNTYKRNEDATDTNPPVKGFNFKDKRIMNGKWVNEPHADVIQKFFRLLATCHTAIPDVDENTGKVSYEAESPDEAAFVIAAREIGFEFYQRTQTSISIRELDPRSGRKVERSYKLLNVLEFNSARKRMSVIIRDEEGKILLLCKGADSVMFERLAKNASKFEEKTKEHINEYADAGLRTLVLAYRELDEVEYKEFDRKFYEAKNSVSAERESTIDKVTDRIERNLILLGSTAVEDKLQNGVPECIDKLAQAGIKIWVLTGDKMETAINIGFACSLLRQGMKQIIITLETPEIQALERTGEKDMITKASKDSIVHKITRARSQLTASSGSSEAYALIIDGKSLTYALEDDVKNVFLDLAIGCASVICCRSSPKQKAMVTKLVKLATGKTTLAIGDGANDVGMLQEADIGVGISGAEGMQAVMSSDIAIAQFKYLERLLLVHGHWCYRRLSSMICYFFYKNFTFGFTLFLYEAYTSFSGTPAYNDWFMSLYNVLFSSLPVVALGVFDQDVSARYCLKYPMLYQQGVQNVLFNWARILGWMFNGLCSALIIFFFCTSGMEHQAFNSEGKTVGRDVLGATMLSCVVWVVNLQMALSVSYFTLIQHIFIWASIFIWYLFLMIYGAFPASISTNAYRVFLEALAPAGSYWLLLIFVVISALTPFFVYSALQLNFFPMYHEKIQWIRHDGQGQIDDPEFVHMVRQSSLRPTTVGFTARLAAKIRKEKS, via the exons ATGAGGACAGGAAACCAAAAGAGGAAGCTGAGGCTAAGCAAGATCTATTCATTTGCTTGTGGGAGAACATCATTGAAAGATGAAGACCATTCACAAATTGGGGCGCCCGGGTTTTCACGAGTGGTTTTCTGTAATGATCCTAATTGTTTGGAGTCTGAAATGCGTAATTATGTTGACAATTCCATCAGGTCTACAAAGTATACACCTATCAATTTTTTGCCCAAGTCCTTGTTTGAGCAGTTCAGGAGGGTGGCTAATTTTTACTTCTTGGTTGCTGGAATACTAGCCTTCACTCCTCTTGCTCCTTTTACTGCCGTTAGTGCAATTATCCCTCTTATTGCAGTCATTACCGCGACAATGATTAAAGAAGGTATTGAAGATTGGCGACGACAGTCACAG GATATTGAGGTAAATAACAGAAAGGTTAAGGTTCATCAAGGCAATGGAGTCTTTGATTTTACTGAATGGAAAACTTTGAGGGTCGGAGATATAGTGAAGGTTGAAAAGGATCAATACTTTCCTGCCGACCTTCTTTTGATTTCATCATGCTATGAGGATGGAATCTGTTACGTAGAAACAATGAACCTTGATGGGGAAACAAATCTGAAGGTAAAGCAAGCATTGGATGCAACTGCATTTGCAAATGAGGATTCTAACTTCCGTGATTTTAAGGCTACAATCAAATGTGAAGACCCAAATGCAAATCTTTATACCTTTGTAGGAAGCATGGACTTTGAAGAGCAACAATATCCACTTTCCCCACAAAATCTTCTCTTGAGAGACTCCAAACTTCGAAACACAGAATATATATATGGGGTTGTTGTCTTTACTGGTCAAGATTCAAAGGTTATTCAAAATTCTACTGATCCGCCTTCCAAGAGAAGCAAAGTTGAGAAGAAGATGGATAAAATCATATATCTACTGTTTGGCATTCTATTCATTCTGGCATTTGTTGGATCTATAGTCTTCGGTGTCGTGACTAAAGATGATCTGAAAAATGGAAGGAGTAAGAGATGGTATCTTAATCCCGAACATTCTACTATTTTCTTTGATCCTGAGAATGCACCAGCTGCTGCAATTTTTCACTTTCTTACTGCACTGATGTTGTATAACTACTTTATACCTATATCATTGTATGTGTCTATTGAGATTGTCAAAGTTCTTCAGAGTATCTTCATCAATCAAGACATACACATGTACTATGAAGAATCTGACAAACCAGCACATGCCCGCACCTCAAATTTGAATGAGGAACTTGGTCAAGTTGACACTATACTCTCTGACAAGACTGGCACTTTGACCTGTAACTCAATGGAGTTTATCAAGTGTTCTGTGGCTGGAACAGCTTATGGCAGTGGTATCACTGAAACTGAGAGAGCTATGGAAGCCAGAAATGGTATGCCAATGCTTAATGGTAATGGCAATGGAAATACCTATAAGCGTAATGAGGATGCTACAGATACAAATCCCCCTGTCAAAGGGTTCAATTTTAAGGACAAAAGGATTATGAACGGAAAATGGGTTAATGAACCTCATGCAGATGTCATCCAGAAGTTCTTCCGCCTCCTTGCAACTTGTCATACAGCTATTCCCGATGTGGATGAAAACACGGGAAAGGTTTCATATGAAGCAGAATCGCCAGATGAAGCAGCATTTGTAATTGCTGCCAGAGAAATTGGTTTTGAATTCTATCAGAGGACACAGACAAGTATTTCAATTCGTGAATTGGATCCTAGGTCTGGAAGGAAGGTGGAAAG GTCATATAAGCTTTTAAATGTTTTGGAGTTTAATAGCGCACGAAAGAGGATGTCTGTCATAATTAGAGATGAAGAAGGAAAAATACTATTACTATGCAAAGGTGCCGACAG TGTAATGTTTGAGAGGCTTGCGAAGAATGCTAGCAAATTTGAAGAGAAAACAAAGGAGCATATCAATGAATATGCTGATGCAGGCCTTCGGACCTTGGTACTTGCTTATCGTGAACTTGATGAGGTGGAATACAAGGAATTTGACAGGAAATTCTATGAAGCAAAAAATTCAGTTAGTGCAGAGAGGGAGTCAACGATTGATAAAGTAACAGATCGCATTGAAAGGAATTTAATTCTTCTTGGTTCCACGGCAGTTGAGGACAAGCTTCAAAATGGG GTCCCTGAATGCATAGACAAACTTGCTCAAGCTGGGATTAAGATCTGGGTTTTGACTGGGGACAAGATGGAGACTGCGATCAATATTGG TTTTGCCTGTAGTTTGCTCAGACAAGGAATGAAACAGATTATTATAACTCTGGAGACACCAGAAATTCAAGCCTTAGAAAGGACGGGGGAGAAGGATATGATCACTAAG GCATCAAAAGATAGTATCGTCCACAAGATAACTCGGGCAAGATCTCAGCTCACTGCATCAAGTGGAAGCTCTGAGGCTTATGCATTGATAATTGATGGCAAATCACTTACTTATGCTCTAGAGGATGATGTGAAGAATGTATTCCTTGACCTTGCAATTGGATGTGCGTCCGTTATTTGTTGTCGCTCATCTCCAAAGCAAAAGGCAATG GTCACTAAGTTGGTCAAACTTGCAACGGGAAAAACAACATTAGCAATTGGTGATGGTGCGAATGATGTTGGAATGCTTCAAGAAGCAGATATTGGAGTTGGAATCAGTGGCGCCGAAGGGATGCAG GCGGTCATGTCGAGTGATATCGCAATTGCTCAGTTCAAATATTTGGAGCGTCTTTTACTTGTGCATGGACATTGGTGTTACAGGAGATTATCATCAATG ATATGCTACTTTTTCTACAAGAATTTCACGTTCGGTTTTACGCTTTTCTTATACGAGGCATACACTTCGTTCTCTGGAACCCCTGCATATAACGACTGGTTTATGTCACTCTACAACGTCCTGTTCTCATCTCTTCCAGTTGTGGCCCTCGGGGTGTTTGACCAAGACGTTTCTGCAAGATACTGCCTCAAG TATCCTATGTTGTACCAACAAGGTGTGCAGAACGTTCTCTTTAACTGGGCTAGGATCCTCGGCTGGATGTTTAATGGTCTGTGTAGTGCAttgatcattttctttttctgcaCAAGTGGAATGGAGCATCAAGCATTTAATTCCGAAGGGAAAACCGTGGGGAGGGATGTTCTAGGAGCAACAATGCTGTCATGTGTTGTTTGGGTTGTCAACTTGCAGATGGCACTCTCTGTTAGCTACTTCACTTTGATACAACATATTTTCATTTGGGCTTCAATCTTTATCTGGTACCTTTTTCTGATGATATATGGAGCCTTTCCTGCCAGCATTTCGACAAATGCATATCGCGTGTTCCTAGAAGCCCTTGCTCCTGCCGGGTCTTATTGGCTTCTACTGATATTTGTGGTGATCTCTGCTCTCACTCCATTCTTTGTATACTCAGCATTACAGTTGAATTTCTTTCCCATGTACCATGAAAAAATACAATGGATAAGGCATGACGGTCAGGGGCAGATAGATGATCCCGAGTTTGTCCATATGGTCAGGCAAAGCTCGTTGAGACCAACAACTGTGGGTTTCACAGCTCGTTTGGCAgccaaaataagaaaagaaaaatcgtAG
- the LOC103496924 gene encoding uncharacterized protein LOC103496924 — MEDTNTLAADCIVICCCCQCLALQIILLLLLKLPCKLVRKTREFAKKRLGMREKEEKMVGKEKGCCGNELRGISNGSCMRNEEKGLGLSCCMEEIEKVMQDLHEKGEFGFGSFWGNGNTRSGSCRDELFSPTNVQYQLIQVIPST, encoded by the coding sequence ATGGAAGATACGAACACACTAGCAGCCGACTGCATTGTCATATGCTGTTGCTGTCAATGCCTGGCGTTGCAGATCATTCTCCTTTTGTTACTCAAGCTTCCATGCAAACTCGTTCGAAAGACGAGAGAGTTTGCAAAGAAAAGGCTGGGAATGAGAGAAAAAGAGGAGAAGATGGTAGGGAAAGAAAAGGGTTGTTGTGGAAATGAGCTTAGAGGTATTAGTAATGGAAGTTGTATGAGAAATGAAGAAAAGGGATTGGGTTTGAGTTGCTGTATGGAAGAGATTGAGAAGGTTATGCAGGATTTGCACGAGAAAGGAGAGTTTGGTTTTGGAAGCTTTTGGGGAAATGGTAATACAAGATCAGGTTCCTGCAGAGATGAACTGTTTAGTCCTACAAATGTACAGTATCAATTAATTCAAGTAATTCCTTCTACATGA
- the LOC103496922 gene encoding 5'-deoxynucleotidase hdd1, with protein MAVNSPTHLAPPPLPSLSRSSFAFVSRIFLRPASPSAFPWRTLVSLRAQPPNTDGYASKQPLGLENSEPSFRSTGSPSSSSVIDFLTLCHRLKTTKRKGWINHGINGPESIADHMYRMALMSLIAGDLPGVNRERCIKIALVHDIAEAIVGDITPSDGVPKEEKSRRESAALHEMCQLLGGGMRAEEIKELWAEYENNSSLEANLVKDFDKVELILQAFEYEIEHGKVLDEFFHSTAGKFQTEVGKSWAAEVLTRRNSRLTNSHN; from the exons ATGGCTGTTAATTCGCCGACCCATCTCGCCCCTCCGCCACTTCCATCACTGTCTCGTTCCTCTTTCGCTTTCGTTTCTCGCATCTTCTTGCGCCCTGCATCGCCCTCTGCTTTCCCCTGGCGAACCCTTGTCTCACTTCGTGCCCAGCCCCCCAATACTGATGGCTATGCTTCCAAGCAGCCCCTCGGTCTTGAGAATTCCGAACCTTCCTTCCGCTCCACTGGTTCGCCCTCGTCTTCTTCGGTTATTGACTTCCTCACATTGTGCCATCGGCTTAAG ACTACAAAGAGAAAGGGTTGGATCAATCATGGAATAAATGGTCCCGAATCAATTGCTGATCATATGTACCGCATGGCTCTAATGAGTTTGATAGCGGGCGATCTTCCAGGAGTGAACAGAGAAAG GTGTATCAAGATAGCTCTTGTTCATGATATCGCTGAAG CTATTGTTGGAGATATAACGCCATCTGATGGTGTgccaaaagaagaaaagagcAGAAGAGAGTCGGCAGCTTTACATGAAATGTGCCAACTTCTTGGTGGAGGCATGAGAg CCGAAGAGATCAAAGAACTTTGGGCTGAGTATGAAAACAATTCTTCTTTGGAGGCTAATCTTGTGAAGGACTTTGATAAA GTTGAGTTGATTCTTCAAGCATTTGAATATGAAATAG AACATGGGAAGGTGCTGGATGAGTTTTTCCATTCAACAGCTG GAAAATTTCAGACTGAGGTAGGAAAGAGTTGGGCAGCTGAAGTATTGACCAGAAGAAATTCTAGACTGACAAACAGCCATAATTGA